From the Anaerolineales bacterium genome, one window contains:
- a CDS encoding amino acid ABC transporter substrate-binding protein produces the protein MSKKFYPLFGLLIVAALVLAACGGAPAASGDASEPATADTAAPADDAAPAPAAQTAAQGETLAAVVARGYLVCGANNQVPGFGYVDADGNFSGVDVDYCRALAAAIFGDADAVEFRPVTAPERFTALQSGEIDVLSRNTTWTLTRDTELAGNFTATTFYDGQGLMVPSATGFTTLEDLAGGSVCVQTGTTTELNLADAFSAAGISYSPVVFEDADSTFAAYSEGRCDAVTTDKSGLVSRRSVLADPSAHVILDVTLSKEPLGPMVRHGDDQWFDIAQWTVFALIAAEEYGITSANVDQVKASNTDPQINRLLGNEGELGAKLGLSNEWAYNVIKLAGNYGEIYNRNLGPDTPTHIPRGYNSIYTEGGLLFAPPFN, from the coding sequence ATGTCCAAGAAGTTCTACCCTCTCTTTGGGCTTCTCATCGTTGCGGCGCTGGTCCTGGCCGCTTGCGGTGGGGCCCCGGCCGCCAGCGGCGACGCCTCAGAGCCAGCCACGGCCGATACTGCCGCCCCGGCTGACGATGCCGCTCCGGCCCCCGCGGCCCAAACCGCTGCCCAAGGTGAAACCCTGGCTGCCGTGGTTGCCCGCGGTTACCTGGTCTGCGGCGCCAACAACCAGGTGCCTGGCTTCGGCTATGTCGACGCCGACGGCAACTTCTCCGGCGTGGACGTGGATTACTGCCGCGCCCTGGCCGCCGCCATCTTTGGTGACGCCGACGCCGTGGAGTTCCGCCCCGTGACCGCCCCTGAGCGCTTCACTGCGCTGCAGTCCGGCGAGATCGACGTGCTGAGCCGCAACACCACTTGGACCCTGACCCGCGACACCGAGCTGGCTGGCAATTTCACCGCCACCACCTTCTACGATGGTCAAGGCCTGATGGTGCCTAGCGCCACTGGCTTCACCACCCTGGAAGACCTGGCGGGCGGTTCCGTCTGCGTGCAGACCGGCACCACCACTGAGCTGAACCTGGCGGACGCCTTTTCTGCGGCCGGCATCAGCTACAGCCCGGTCGTCTTTGAAGACGCCGACTCCACCTTCGCCGCTTACAGCGAAGGCCGCTGCGATGCAGTCACCACCGACAAGTCCGGTCTGGTGTCCCGCCGCTCGGTTCTGGCCGATCCTTCCGCTCACGTCATTTTGGACGTGACCCTCTCCAAGGAACCCTTGGGCCCCATGGTTCGCCATGGTGATGACCAGTGGTTCGACATTGCCCAGTGGACTGTCTTCGCTCTGATTGCCGCGGAAGAATATGGCATCACTTCCGCCAATGTGGACCAGGTGAAGGCCTCCAACACCGACCCGCAGATCAACCGCTTGCTGGGCAACGAGGGTGAGCTCGGCGCCAAGCTGGGCCTGAGCAACGAGTGGGCCTACAACGTGATCAAGCTGGCCGGCAACTACGGTGAGATCTACAACCGCAACTTGGGTCCGGACACCCCGACCCATATCCCCCGCGGTTACAACAGCATCTACACCGAAGGTGGCTTGCTCTTCGCCCCGCCTTTCAACTAA
- a CDS encoding radical SAM protein, with the protein MDTFAKLSLVSQDMGIEIESTREQDCQPVVGGKALPRIPISQVALPGGRKMNVLKTMLTTACERNCNYCPFRAGRKMRRATIKPDEMARTFLAVYKAGAVEGLFLSSGIIKGGVATQDRLLDTVDIVRNKLGYRGYIHLKIMPGSEKDQLRRAMQLADRVSVNLEAANPRRMPALAPMKKFAEELLAPLQWAEEIRQNEAPHGTWNGRWASTVTQFVVGASGESDVELVAISEYLYSKLKLKRTYYSAFTPVLDTPLENHPAENPWREHRLYQASFLLRDYGFSMEELPFAQNGHLPLNKDPKTAWAEQTLLHRPIELNTADKQQLLMVPGIGPKGAMSILLARRGRKLRSLDDLRALGIVAQRAAPYILLDGKLPAYQMRLLEPAEPPVPLRPRFPG; encoded by the coding sequence ATGGACACCTTCGCCAAACTCAGCCTGGTCTCGCAGGACATGGGCATCGAAATCGAGAGCACCCGCGAGCAGGATTGCCAGCCGGTGGTTGGCGGCAAGGCCCTGCCGCGCATCCCCATCAGCCAGGTGGCCCTGCCCGGTGGGCGCAAGATGAACGTGCTCAAAACCATGCTCACCACCGCCTGCGAGCGCAACTGCAACTACTGTCCCTTCCGCGCCGGGCGCAAGATGCGCCGGGCGACGATCAAGCCGGACGAGATGGCCCGCACTTTCCTGGCGGTCTACAAAGCCGGCGCGGTCGAAGGGTTGTTCCTCAGTTCCGGCATCATCAAGGGCGGCGTGGCCACCCAGGATCGCCTGCTGGACACGGTCGACATCGTACGCAACAAGCTCGGCTACCGCGGCTACATCCATCTCAAGATCATGCCCGGTTCCGAGAAGGACCAGCTGCGCCGCGCCATGCAGTTGGCCGACCGCGTCTCGGTCAACCTGGAGGCGGCCAATCCCCGCCGCATGCCCGCCCTGGCGCCGATGAAGAAGTTCGCCGAGGAACTGCTGGCGCCGCTGCAGTGGGCCGAGGAGATCCGCCAGAACGAAGCGCCTCACGGCACCTGGAACGGGCGCTGGGCCAGCACGGTCACCCAGTTCGTGGTCGGCGCCTCCGGCGAGAGCGATGTGGAGCTGGTTGCCATTTCCGAATACCTGTACTCTAAGCTCAAACTCAAGCGCACCTACTACTCGGCCTTTACCCCGGTGCTGGACACGCCCTTGGAGAACCACCCGGCCGAAAACCCCTGGCGTGAACATCGCCTCTACCAGGCCTCCTTCCTGCTGCGCGATTACGGCTTCAGCATGGAAGAGCTACCCTTCGCCCAGAACGGCCACTTGCCGCTCAACAAGGACCCCAAGACAGCCTGGGCGGAGCAGACCCTGCTGCACCGCCCCATCGAGCTCAACACCGCCGACAAGCAGCAGCTGCTGATGGTGCCGGGCATCGGCCCCAAAGGCGCCATGAGCATCCTGCTGGCCCGCCGCGGGCGCAAACTGCGCTCGCTGGACGATCTGCGCGCCCTGGGCATTGTCGCCCAGCGCGCCGCGCCCTACATTCTGCTGGATGGCAAGCTGCCCGCCTACCAAATGCGCCTGCTGGAACCGGCCGAGCCGCCCGTGCCGCTGCGCCCGCGTTTCCCTGGCTAG
- a CDS encoding SOS response-associated peptidase: MPGRITLTKTAEELAATFPWLQVPPELRPRYNIAPTQPIAVVLNDGQNKVDFLSWGMIPSFTKVKMTSYLLNARAEGIERKPSFRSPFKRRRCLVLADGYYEWVKLPRKKEKIPYWVHMKDKRPFAFAGLWDSWTSMDGSEVNTCCFITCEPNDLVAQIHHRMGVILDEDDHAIWLQPDEADPKTLLPLLRPYPSEKMAYYQVGTVVSNARNDVPECIVPVDT, translated from the coding sequence ATGCCCGGACGAATAACACTGACCAAAACCGCCGAGGAACTGGCCGCGACTTTTCCCTGGCTGCAAGTGCCGCCAGAGCTGCGCCCCCGCTACAACATCGCCCCCACCCAACCCATTGCTGTGGTGCTCAATGACGGCCAGAACAAAGTGGATTTCCTTAGCTGGGGCATGATCCCCTCCTTCACCAAGGTCAAGATGACCAGCTACCTGCTGAATGCCCGCGCCGAGGGCATCGAGCGCAAGCCGTCATTCCGTTCGCCTTTCAAGCGGCGGCGCTGCCTGGTGCTGGCGGATGGCTATTACGAATGGGTCAAGCTGCCGCGCAAGAAAGAGAAGATCCCGTACTGGGTGCACATGAAAGACAAGCGCCCTTTCGCCTTTGCTGGCCTGTGGGACAGCTGGACCTCGATGGACGGCTCCGAAGTGAACACCTGCTGCTTCATCACCTGCGAACCCAACGACCTCGTGGCCCAGATCCATCACCGCATGGGCGTCATCCTCGATGAAGACGACCATGCCATTTGGCTGCAGCCGGACGAAGCCGATCCTAAGACGTTGCTGCCACTCCTGCGCCCCTACCCATCCGAAAAGATGGCCTATTACCAGGTGGGCACAGTGGTCAGCAACGCCCGCAACGATGTGCCGGAGTGCATCGTTCCCGTAGATACTTAA
- a CDS encoding amino acid ABC transporter ATP-binding protein, protein MSAKTTQQPIIVCKDVHKWFGDFHALRGVSMEVQRGEVIVIFGPSGSGKSTFIRTINRLEEHQRGDITVDGIELSHDVRNIEKIREETGMVFQQFNLFPHLTVLQNITLAPMWVRKWSKQQAEEKAMELLKRVGIPEQASKYPGQLSGGQQQRVAIARALAMEPKIMLFDEPTSALDPEMIKEVLDVMIELAKTGMTMLVVTHEMGFARAVADRMFFFDKGEIVESGTPEALFKKPKEDRTKLFLSQILHH, encoded by the coding sequence ATGAGTGCAAAAACAACCCAGCAACCGATCATCGTCTGCAAAGACGTGCACAAGTGGTTTGGCGACTTTCACGCCCTGCGCGGCGTAAGCATGGAAGTACAGCGCGGTGAGGTCATCGTCATCTTCGGGCCTTCCGGGTCCGGCAAGTCCACTTTCATCCGCACCATCAACCGCCTGGAAGAGCACCAGCGCGGCGACATCACCGTCGACGGCATTGAGCTCAGCCATGATGTGCGCAACATCGAGAAGATCCGCGAGGAGACCGGCATGGTCTTCCAGCAGTTCAACCTGTTCCCGCACCTGACCGTGCTGCAGAACATCACCCTGGCCCCCATGTGGGTGCGCAAGTGGTCCAAGCAGCAGGCCGAGGAAAAGGCCATGGAGCTGCTCAAGCGCGTCGGCATCCCTGAGCAGGCCAGCAAGTACCCCGGCCAGCTCTCCGGCGGCCAGCAGCAGCGTGTGGCCATCGCCCGCGCCCTGGCCATGGAACCCAAGATCATGCTTTTCGACGAACCGACTTCCGCCCTCGACCCCGAGATGATCAAAGAAGTGCTGGACGTGATGATCGAGCTGGCCAAGACCGGCATGACCATGCTGGTGGTCACCCATGAAATGGGCTTTGCCCGCGCCGTGGCGGACCGCATGTTCTTCTTCGACAAAGGCGAGATCGTGGAGAGTGGCACGCCCGAGGCGCTCTTCAAGAAACCCAAGGAAGACCGCACCAAGCTCTTCCTCTCGCAGATCCTGCACCACTAA
- a CDS encoding MFS transporter, translating into MPKFNTGFWVLVSTILGSCMSYIDATVIYIALPVVQQDLNATVVQAQWIVEAYVLFQAALILVGGTLGDRLGRRRVFAVGVVIFSIASALCGLATTPGFLIGARILQALGGALLGPSSLAIITAYFDDERRGAAFGAWSGASAIALALGPAVGGLIVQYASWHWLFFINVPVGILTVLVLFWKVPESRDEKAPSKLDWRGASLATLGLGMFVFGFIESANYGLGSPIVLGSIFLGAAVFALFLYTQRITENPLLPLDLFKSRTFSGANLITLLMYCAVSGVIFFLPFNLIQIQGYDIVMAGLGFLPFPLIVGALSGWAGGLVARYGSKLPLTIGPLVVAAGLVLFGQAGLGGSFWTTFFPAVIVLAFGMTLVIAPLTTTVMGAAPKRLSGTASGINTAVNSTANVLAVAILGVVALNVFIGSVERRVDPAQFTPQALSEIRAETKNLANASAPASLPPAQRQEIDAVYDQAFVDAFQIVMYVCAGLVATASLVAQLFVDGKPKHAPTTEALPRMH; encoded by the coding sequence TTGCCTAAGTTCAATACCGGTTTTTGGGTGCTGGTGTCCACCATTTTGGGTTCCTGCATGTCCTACATTGACGCCACGGTGATCTATATCGCCCTGCCGGTGGTGCAGCAAGACCTTAACGCCACGGTGGTTCAGGCACAGTGGATCGTGGAGGCCTATGTGCTTTTCCAGGCCGCCTTGATCCTGGTGGGCGGCACATTGGGTGACCGCCTGGGCCGCCGCCGCGTCTTCGCCGTGGGCGTGGTCATCTTCTCGATCGCTTCGGCGCTGTGCGGCCTGGCCACCACGCCGGGCTTCCTGATCGGCGCCCGCATCCTGCAGGCGCTGGGCGGCGCCCTGCTTGGCCCCTCCAGCTTGGCGATCATCACCGCTTACTTCGACGACGAGCGCCGCGGCGCCGCCTTTGGCGCCTGGTCCGGCGCCTCGGCCATCGCCCTGGCGCTCGGGCCGGCCGTGGGCGGCCTGATCGTGCAGTATGCCAGTTGGCACTGGTTGTTCTTCATTAATGTCCCCGTGGGCATCCTGACCGTGCTGGTGCTGTTCTGGAAAGTGCCGGAAAGCCGCGACGAAAAAGCCCCCAGCAAGCTGGACTGGCGCGGCGCCAGCCTGGCCACCCTGGGCCTGGGCATGTTCGTCTTCGGCTTCATCGAGTCAGCCAATTACGGTCTGGGCAGCCCGATCGTGCTGGGCAGCATTTTCCTGGGGGCGGCCGTGTTTGCCCTGTTCCTCTACACCCAGCGCATCACCGAAAACCCGCTGCTGCCGCTGGACCTGTTCAAATCGCGCACCTTTAGCGGGGCTAACCTGATCACGCTGCTGATGTATTGCGCCGTCTCGGGCGTGATCTTTTTCCTGCCCTTCAACCTAATCCAAATCCAGGGCTACGACATCGTCATGGCCGGTCTGGGCTTCCTGCCCTTCCCGCTCATCGTCGGCGCCCTCTCCGGCTGGGCCGGCGGCCTGGTGGCCCGCTACGGCAGCAAACTGCCGTTGACCATCGGCCCGCTGGTGGTCGCCGCCGGGCTGGTGCTGTTTGGCCAGGCCGGCCTGGGCGGCTCCTTTTGGACGACTTTCTTCCCGGCGGTGATCGTGCTGGCCTTCGGCATGACCCTGGTCATCGCCCCGCTGACCACCACGGTGATGGGCGCCGCCCCCAAGCGGCTCTCCGGCACGGCTTCGGGCATCAATACCGCCGTCAACAGCACCGCCAACGTGCTGGCGGTGGCCATCCTCGGCGTGGTGGCGCTCAACGTCTTCATCGGCTCTGTGGAGCGCCGCGTGGACCCGGCCCAGTTCACGCCCCAGGCGCTCTCTGAGATCCGCGCCGAAACCAAGAACCTGGCCAACGCCAGCGCCCCGGCCAGCCTGCCACCCGCCCAGCGCCAGGAAATCGACGCGGTCTATGATCAGGCCTTTGTGGACGCCTTCCAAATTGTGATGTACGTCTGCGCCGGCCTGGTTGCCACCGCTTCGCTGGTCGCCCAGCTCTTTGTAGACGGCAAACCCAAACACGCGCCGACCACTGAGGCTCTGCCAAGGATGCACTGA
- a CDS encoding ABC transporter permease subunit (The N-terminal region of this protein, as described by TIGR01726, is a three transmembrane segment that identifies a subfamily of ABC transporter permease subunits, which specificities that include histidine, arginine, glutamine, glutamate, L-cystine (sic), the opines (in Agrobacterium) octopine and nopaline, etc.): MRNQKHTSIPFWRDERVLQVLGQVAFAAAVIFFFYILIQNMVTGLQRQGTTLGFSFLQGTAGFDIAETSITYSRTSTYAQAFLVGLLNTLQVSLVGIILSTILGTILGVARMSSNLLVRNLSAAYLELMRNLSLLVFLIFWYLAVFLKLPRVAEAVIWPGQIHLTNRGIGLPWGLPTETYEPYRWILWAGLAAAVLVALVLHYIGKRTGKPPLTALWALLTFAAFAVVGWFVVPSAPLSLDYPSVQGLNMVGGKVVTPEFMALLSGLVLYTAAFIGEVVRAGLQAVSKGQVEASRAIGLTGFQTLRLVVFPQAMRVIIPPLTSQYLNLTKNSSLAIAVGFPDMFYVSNTILNQSGRAVEMISLVMLTYLTFSLVTSWFMNWYNQRAQLVER, from the coding sequence ATGAGAAATCAAAAACACACGTCTATCCCTTTTTGGCGTGACGAACGCGTCCTGCAAGTTCTTGGGCAAGTCGCTTTTGCTGCCGCAGTCATTTTCTTCTTTTACATCCTGATCCAAAACATGGTCACCGGCCTGCAGCGCCAAGGCACCACCCTGGGCTTCTCCTTTTTGCAGGGCACCGCCGGTTTTGATATCGCTGAAACCTCGATCACATACAGCCGCACCTCCACCTATGCGCAGGCGTTTCTGGTAGGTCTGCTTAACACGCTGCAGGTCAGCCTTGTCGGCATCATTCTCTCTACCATTCTTGGCACTATTCTGGGCGTTGCACGCATGTCCAGCAACCTATTGGTGCGCAACCTGTCGGCTGCCTACCTGGAATTGATGCGCAATCTTTCCCTGCTGGTCTTCCTTATCTTCTGGTACTTGGCCGTTTTCCTCAAACTGCCCCGCGTGGCTGAAGCCGTCATCTGGCCCGGCCAGATCCATCTGACCAACCGCGGCATTGGCCTGCCCTGGGGCCTGCCCACCGAAACCTACGAGCCCTATCGTTGGATCTTATGGGCCGGCCTGGCTGCGGCAGTTCTGGTGGCCTTGGTGCTGCACTACATCGGCAAGCGCACCGGCAAGCCGCCGCTGACCGCCCTGTGGGCGCTGCTCACCTTCGCGGCCTTTGCCGTGGTGGGTTGGTTCGTCGTCCCCAGTGCCCCTCTCTCGCTGGATTACCCCAGCGTGCAAGGCCTCAACATGGTGGGCGGCAAAGTCGTCACGCCCGAATTCATGGCGCTGCTCTCCGGCCTGGTGCTCTACACAGCCGCCTTCATCGGCGAAGTGGTGCGCGCCGGTCTGCAGGCCGTCTCCAAAGGCCAGGTGGAAGCCTCCCGGGCCATCGGCCTGACCGGCTTCCAAACCCTGCGCCTGGTGGTCTTTCCGCAAGCCATGCGCGTCATCATCCCGCCACTCACCAGCCAATACCTCAACCTGACCAAGAACTCGTCCCTGGCGATTGCCGTGGGCTTCCCAGACATGTTCTACGTATCCAACACCATCCTGAACCAAAGCGGCCGGGCGGTGGAAATGATCAGCCTGGTCATGCTCACCTACCTGACCTTTAGCCTGGTGACTTCCTGGTTCATGAACTGGTACAACCAACGAGCCCAACTGGTGGAGCGCTAA
- a CDS encoding enoyl-CoA hydratase/isomerase family protein, whose amino-acid sequence MSQPLILVEIDSGIALVTLNRPDALNALSPEMLGSLAETMESLDRDENVRVMVLTGGQSVFAAGADIKAMASASPVDIYLRNTRQLWQRLWALDKPVIAAVNGVAFGGGCELALGCDLIVAGEGARFGQPEIKLGIMPGAGGSQRLAKALGPYRAMEMVLTGDPLPAPEAHAAGLVNRLVADDQVLAAARELAAKIAERPAVAVRLARQALRYGVEHSLGEGLEMERRNYRLLYDTADQKEGMAAFIEKRKPKFSGK is encoded by the coding sequence ATGAGCCAACCCCTGATTTTGGTCGAGATCGACAGCGGTATTGCGCTGGTGACATTAAACCGCCCGGATGCATTGAACGCCTTGAGCCCGGAGATGCTGGGCAGCCTGGCTGAGACCATGGAGAGCCTGGACCGCGACGAGAACGTGCGGGTGATGGTGCTGACCGGCGGCCAGAGCGTGTTTGCCGCCGGGGCGGATATTAAAGCCATGGCCAGCGCATCTCCGGTGGACATTTATTTGAGGAACACGCGCCAACTGTGGCAACGTCTGTGGGCGCTGGACAAGCCGGTAATCGCGGCGGTGAACGGGGTGGCCTTTGGCGGCGGGTGCGAACTGGCGCTGGGCTGCGACCTGATTGTGGCCGGTGAAGGCGCCCGCTTCGGCCAGCCGGAGATCAAGCTGGGTATTATGCCGGGGGCGGGCGGCAGCCAGCGGCTGGCCAAGGCCCTGGGTCCGTACCGGGCGATGGAGATGGTGCTGACCGGCGACCCGCTGCCCGCACCGGAGGCGCATGCCGCCGGGCTGGTGAACCGCCTGGTGGCGGACGACCAGGTGTTGGCGGCGGCCCGCGAGCTGGCCGCCAAGATCGCCGAACGGCCCGCCGTGGCGGTGCGCCTGGCGCGCCAGGCGCTGCGCTACGGCGTGGAGCACAGCCTGGGCGAAGGCCTGGAGATGGAGCGGCGCAACTACCGCCTGTTGTATGACACCGCCGACCAAAAAGAAGGCATGGCGGCTTTTATTGAGAAGCGCAAACCCAAATTCTCAGGCAAGTGA
- a CDS encoding transglutaminase family protein — translation MTKPLGNHSPSLLIKRYVPWLALLAVLALAAWPRPAAAPAPAATAAPTPQPQADAALLAALNAAGEAESGAVQFFESVRYRVSQQMAVVNEGPGMASKQNLWIALIQTRWPYQQVHSVAITPGEYQLARDEYGNLYAEFDFSHIQPGERIEVRLEYEVEVRRVVFDFGTCLGLLPSEHTRAELHIEANNPQVQALSAQLAAGRATACEQARAFYDYTAENLIYTFNAGNWGAQAALGEMGADCTEYASLFVALSRAAGIPARYFEGLRYGPGDEEPPEHAWAEFYAPSAGWIPSDPTLGRHEHSREQYFARLPASHIVVTEGRSPSTLRGGSYIAHLYWAAGQARLRVVDFAWGMKPLH, via the coding sequence ATGACAAAACCCTTGGGAAACCATTCGCCAAGTTTGCTCATCAAACGCTATGTTCCCTGGCTGGCGCTGCTGGCCGTGCTGGCGCTGGCGGCCTGGCCGCGACCGGCCGCCGCGCCTGCGCCAGCGGCAACGGCTGCGCCTACGCCGCAGCCGCAAGCCGACGCGGCCTTGCTGGCCGCGCTGAACGCCGCCGGCGAGGCTGAGAGCGGGGCGGTACAGTTCTTCGAGAGCGTGCGCTATCGCGTCAGCCAGCAGATGGCGGTGGTCAATGAAGGGCCAGGCATGGCCAGCAAGCAAAATCTTTGGATCGCACTGATTCAGACGCGCTGGCCTTACCAGCAGGTGCATTCCGTGGCCATTACTCCAGGCGAATACCAACTGGCGCGGGATGAATACGGCAACCTCTACGCCGAATTCGATTTCAGCCACATTCAGCCCGGCGAGCGCATCGAAGTGCGCCTGGAATACGAGGTCGAGGTGCGTCGGGTGGTCTTCGACTTTGGTACCTGCCTGGGCCTGCTGCCCAGCGAGCATACCCGCGCCGAGCTGCACATCGAGGCCAATAACCCGCAGGTGCAGGCGCTGTCCGCGCAGCTGGCCGCCGGACGGGCCACCGCTTGCGAGCAGGCGCGCGCCTTCTACGATTACACCGCCGAAAATTTGATATACACCTTCAACGCCGGCAATTGGGGGGCGCAGGCCGCCCTAGGCGAAATGGGCGCGGACTGCACGGAATACGCTTCGCTGTTCGTGGCGCTGAGCCGCGCCGCGGGCATTCCGGCGCGCTACTTCGAGGGCCTGCGCTACGGCCCGGGCGATGAGGAGCCGCCGGAGCACGCCTGGGCGGAGTTCTACGCGCCTAGCGCGGGCTGGATACCGTCCGACCCCACGCTGGGCCGCCATGAGCACAGCCGGGAGCAGTACTTCGCCCGGCTGCCCGCCAGCCACATCGTGGTTACTGAGGGGCGCAGCCCGTCCACGCTGCGGGGTGGCAGCTACATCGCCCACCTGTATTGGGCGGCGGGGCAGGCGCGGCTGCGGGTGGTCGATTTTGCCTGGGGAATGAAACCGCTGCACTAG
- a CDS encoding amino acid ABC transporter permease, with product MSDNILPPLIERPSLLSWIYKNLFNTWYNALLSLLSGALIFWIVRAVVIWLLEVAQWRVIVTNLRLIMLGQFPISEVWRVWLGLALLALIAGNSLGIWGRKARGAGRVTIGLLALLLGLATITSGQSQLWLLGMAGLLGFGWWVGRSAGKGLERVVITGWVIWPPIFILLLRGLGAGNEVLPLVGTNLWGGLLLTLLLTIVGIVFSFPLGVLLALGRRSSLPIVRWFSVAYIELIRGVPLITLLFMAQLMLPLFLPTGVNIDRVLRAMVAITLFSAAYLAENVRGGLQAIPKGQYEAAYAMGLNNIQSMGLIIMPQALRLVIPILVGQFIALFKDTALVSIVGLMDLVGIGKTVLAQPEFLGLQREVYAFISMLYWVISYAMAYVSQRLEVSLGVGER from the coding sequence ATGAGCGACAACATCCTCCCCCCGCTCATTGAGCGCCCTTCGCTGCTGAGCTGGATCTACAAGAATCTCTTTAACACCTGGTACAACGCGCTGCTCAGCCTGCTCTCCGGCGCGCTGATCTTCTGGATCGTGCGCGCCGTGGTCATCTGGCTGCTCGAAGTGGCCCAGTGGCGCGTGATCGTGACCAACCTGCGCCTGATCATGCTGGGCCAGTTCCCGATCAGCGAGGTCTGGCGCGTATGGCTGGGCCTGGCTCTGCTGGCCCTCATCGCGGGCAATTCGCTGGGTATCTGGGGCCGCAAGGCTCGCGGCGCCGGGCGGGTCACCATCGGCTTGCTCGCGCTGCTGCTTGGGCTGGCCACCATCACTTCTGGTCAGTCGCAGCTGTGGCTATTGGGCATGGCGGGCTTGCTGGGCTTCGGCTGGTGGGTCGGCCGCTCCGCCGGCAAAGGCCTGGAGCGGGTGGTCATCACCGGTTGGGTGATCTGGCCGCCCATCTTCATCCTGCTGCTGCGCGGCCTGGGCGCCGGCAATGAAGTGCTGCCTCTGGTGGGCACCAATCTGTGGGGCGGCCTGCTGCTGACCCTGCTGCTCACCATCGTGGGCATTGTCTTTTCATTCCCGCTGGGCGTGCTGTTGGCGCTGGGCCGGCGCTCGTCGCTGCCCATCGTGCGCTGGTTCAGCGTCGCCTACATCGAACTCATCCGCGGCGTGCCGCTGATCACGCTGCTCTTCATGGCCCAGCTGATGCTGCCGCTCTTCCTGCCCACCGGCGTCAACATCGACCGTGTGCTGCGCGCCATGGTGGCCATCACGCTGTTCAGCGCCGCCTATCTGGCCGAGAATGTGCGCGGCGGCCTGCAAGCCATCCCCAAGGGCCAATACGAGGCGGCCTACGCCATGGGCTTGAACAACATCCAGTCCATGGGGCTGATCATCATGCCCCAGGCGCTGCGCCTGGTCATCCCCATCCTGGTGGGCCAGTTCATTGCTTTGTTCAAGGACACCGCCCTGGTCTCCATCGTCGGCCTGATGGATCTGGTCGGCATCGGCAAGACCGTACTGGCCCAGCCGGAATTCCTGGGCCTGCAGCGCGAAGTGTACGCGTTTATCTCCATGCTGTATTGGGTGATTAGTTACGCCATGGCGTATGTCAGCCAGCGTCTGGAAGTTTCGCTGGGCGTGGGTGAGCGATAA